One window of Arcobacter sp. CECT 8983 genomic DNA carries:
- a CDS encoding PAS domain-containing sensor histidine kinase encodes MNEIEKLQRNNHELQEIINNSWDGIGIIDYDTNLVYLNNAFVPMLGFKKNELKNKPFLDLMEEEYKKPFFKLLKKDFEENKYKAEIDIACLRKDNQKIFLKVTISSMLNKNLFVINAKDITSNISDEQIIDDFVVSMHTDLHGHITKISKAFLEFFSFDKDSLIGEHYSKIIHEDIDPIVFKNINKSLLTFQEYSGKIKAKNSLNEAIWLNMKAKAIFNKYGDITAYTYLLFDITKDVTSKDETSILSKQVENSKKEIDIKNKLLQEQSKLSIMNETLQRLSHEWRQPLNFISIQAQKLELEYSMGNEPSIDETLNVLDNIKEEANNLSNTIENFSEFLKPSNKKSEINIRNFFDKLKESFKNKIDDFSFALNIQINDDLSFLSYEEDLKTLFSNILNNSIENFDKNNITNRKIDITQSFESGKLYFNICDNAGGIDDSILNKIFEPYFSTKAEKNGVGLGLYICKMIVNLHLDGIITATSENQNTIIKISIPIEEDLINDNNTSKT; translated from the coding sequence ATGAATGAAATAGAAAAATTACAAAGAAATAATCATGAGTTACAAGAAATAATAAATAACTCTTGGGATGGTATTGGAATCATAGATTATGATACTAATCTTGTATATTTAAATAATGCTTTTGTTCCTATGCTAGGGTTTAAAAAGAATGAACTAAAAAATAAACCTTTCCTTGACTTGATGGAAGAAGAGTATAAAAAACCTTTTTTTAAACTTTTAAAAAAAGATTTTGAAGAGAATAAATATAAAGCAGAGATTGATATTGCTTGCCTAAGAAAAGATAATCAAAAAATATTTTTAAAAGTAACTATTTCTTCAATGCTTAATAAAAATCTTTTTGTTATAAATGCAAAAGATATTACAAGTAATATATCTGATGAACAAATTATTGATGATTTTGTAGTTTCAATGCATACAGATCTTCATGGACATATAACAAAAATAAGTAAAGCTTTTTTAGAGTTTTTTTCTTTTGATAAAGATTCACTAATTGGAGAGCATTACAGTAAGATAATTCATGAAGATATAGATCCAATTGTTTTTAAAAATATTAATAAGTCATTACTTACTTTTCAAGAATATAGTGGAAAGATAAAAGCTAAAAATAGTCTAAATGAAGCTATTTGGTTAAATATGAAGGCAAAAGCTATTTTCAATAAATATGGAGATATTACAGCTTATACATATCTCTTATTTGATATCACAAAGGATGTTACATCTAAAGATGAAACTTCAATTTTAAGTAAACAGGTTGAAAACTCAAAAAAAGAAATTGATATCAAAAATAAACTTCTTCAAGAACAATCAAAACTTTCAATTATGAATGAAACTTTACAAAGGTTATCCCATGAATGGAGACAACCTTTAAACTTTATTTCTATTCAAGCCCAAAAACTAGAACTTGAATACTCAATGGGAAATGAACCATCTATAGATGAGACTTTAAATGTATTAGATAATATAAAAGAAGAAGCAAATAATCTATCAAATACAATAGAAAATTTTTCAGAATTTTTAAAACCAAGTAATAAAAAAAGTGAAATAAATATTCGAAACTTTTTTGACAAGCTAAAAGAATCATTTAAAAATAAGATAGATGATTTTTCTTTTGCTTTAAACATTCAAATAAATGATGATTTGTCTTTTTTATCATATGAAGAAGATTTAAAAACACTATTTTCAAATATTTTAAATAACTCTATAGAAAATTTTGATAAAAATAATATCACTAATAGAAAAATTGATATAACCCAAAGTTTTGAAAGTGGAAAGTTATATTTTAATATTTGTGATAATGCAGGTGGAATAGATGATTCAATTTTAAATAAAATTTTTGAACCATATTTTTCAACAAAGGCTGAAAAGAATGGTGTCGGATTAGGATTATATATTTGTAAAATGATTGTAAACTTACATTTAGATGGTATAATTACAGCCACAAGTGAAAATCAAAATACAATTATAAAGATTTCAATACCTATAGAAGAGGATTTAATTAATGATAATAATACCAGCAAGACTTAA
- the kdsB gene encoding 3-deoxy-manno-octulosonate cytidylyltransferase, giving the protein MIIIPARLNSSRFENKILVDILGLPMVIRTAKQVSSLDKVVIATDSQEVIDLAKEHGFDAVMTSSEHQSGTDRINEAVNKLNLDEDEIIVNVQADEPFIEEDVIKAVINRVKKVKENDEDIMITSCYKKISSELADDPNHVKVVLDENKNAIYFSRAKVPYHRDHYENSQYFGHLGIYGFTKKSLNLFCSLNSSILENVEKLEQLRAIDNGHKIAMVEVESKSFGIDTQEDLQNALKIFNK; this is encoded by the coding sequence ATGATAATAATACCAGCAAGACTTAATTCAAGTAGATTTGAAAATAAAATATTAGTTGATATATTAGGTTTACCTATGGTTATAAGAACTGCTAAACAAGTTAGTTCTTTAGATAAAGTAGTAATTGCTACAGATTCACAAGAAGTTATTGATTTAGCAAAAGAACATGGTTTTGATGCAGTTATGACATCAAGTGAACATCAAAGTGGTACAGATAGAATAAATGAAGCGGTAAATAAGTTAAATTTAGATGAAGATGAAATTATTGTAAATGTACAAGCTGATGAACCATTTATAGAAGAAGATGTTATTAAAGCTGTTATAAATAGAGTTAAAAAAGTAAAAGAAAATGATGAAGATATTATGATAACATCATGTTACAAAAAAATATCTTCTGAATTAGCTGATGATCCAAACCATGTAAAAGTTGTTTTAGATGAAAATAAAAATGCTATTTATTTTTCAAGGGCAAAAGTTCCATATCATAGAGACCACTATGAAAACTCTCAATATTTTGGACATTTAGGAATTTATGGTTTTACAAAAAAATCATTAAATTTATTTTGTAGCCTAAACTCATCTATTTTAGAAAATGTAGAAAAATTAGAGCAATTAAGAGCAATAGATAATGGTCATAAAATAGCGATGGTAGAAGTAGAGTCAAAATCATTTGGTATTGATACACA